A window of the Callospermophilus lateralis isolate mCalLat2 chromosome 7, mCalLat2.hap1, whole genome shotgun sequence genome harbors these coding sequences:
- the Kcnj9 gene encoding G protein-activated inward rectifier potassium channel 3 has translation MAQENAAFSPGPEEPPRRRGRQRYVEKDGRCNVQQGNVRETYRYLTDLFTTLVDLQWRLSLLFFVLAYALTWLFFGAIWWLIAYGRGDLEHLEDTAWTPCVNNLNGFVAAFLFSIETETTIGYGHRVITDQCPEGIVLLLLQAILGSMVNAFMVGCMFVKISQPNKRAATLVFSSHAVVSLRDGRLCLMFRVGDLRSSHIVEASIRAKLIRSRQTLEGEFIPLHQTDLSVGFDTGDDRLFLVSPLVISHEIDAASPFWEASRRAMERDDFEIVVILEGMVEATGMTCQARSSYLVDEVLWGHRFTSVLTLEDGFYEVDYASFHQTFEVPTPSCSARELAEAAARLDAHLYWSIPSRLDEKVEEEGAGEGAGGEAEADKEQNGCLPPPESESKV, from the exons ATGGCACAAGAAAATGCGGCCTTCTCACCGGGGCCGGAGGAGCCACCGCGGCGTCGCGGCCGCCAGCGCTACGTGGAGAAGGACGGCCGGTGCAACGTCCAGCAGGGCAACGTCCGCGAGACGTACCGCTACCTGACCGACCTGTTCACCACGCTCGTGGACCTGCAGTGGCGCCTCAGCCTCCTCTTCTTCGTGCTCGCCTACGCGCTCACCTGGCTGTTCTTCGGCGCCATCTGGTGGCTGATCGCCTACGGACGCGGGGACCTGGAGCACCTGGAGGACACGGCGTGGACGCCGTGCGTCAACAACCTCAACGGTTTTGTGGCCGCCTTCCTCTTCTCCATTGAGACCGAGACCACCATCGGCTACGGGCACCGCGTCATCACCGACCAGTGCCCCGAGGGCAtcgtgctgctgctgctgcaggccaTCCTCGGCTCCATGGTGAACGCCTTCATGGTGGGCTGCATGTTCGTCAAGATCTCACAGCCCAACAAGCGCGCCGCCACGCTCGTCTTCTCCTCTCACGCGGTGGTGTCACTGCGCGACGGGCGCCTCTGCCTCATGTTCCGCGTGGGCGACCTGCGCTCCTCGCACATTGTGGAGGCGTCCATCCGCGCCAAGCTCATCCGCTCGCGCCAGACTCTGGAGGGCGAGTTCATCCCGCTGCACCAGACCGATCTCAGCGTGGGCTTCGATACCGGCGACGACCGCCTCTTCCTGGTCTCCCCTCTTGTCATCAGCCATGAGATCGATGCTGCCAGCCCCTTCTGGGAGGCGTCGCGACGTGCTATGGAGAGAGACGACTTCGAGATCGTGGTCATCCTAGAGGGCATGGTGGAAGCAACGG gaatgacatgTCAAGCTCGGAGCTCCTACCTGGTGGATGAGGTGTTGTGGGGCCACCGCTTCACATCAGTGCTGACCCTGGAGGATGGCTTCTACGAGGTGGACTATGCCAGCTTCCACCAGACTTTTGAAGTGCCCACGCCCTCATGCAGTGCCCGGGAGCTGGCAGAGGCTGCAGCTCGCCTTGACGCCCATCTCTACTGGTCTATCCCCAGTCGGCTGGATgagaaggtggaggaggagggggcaggggaaggGGCAGGTGGGGAAGCTGAGGCTGACAAGGAACAGAATGGCTGCCTTCCACCCCCAGAGAGTGAGTCTAAGGTGTGA